A genomic window from Lycium barbarum isolate Lr01 chromosome 4, ASM1917538v2, whole genome shotgun sequence includes:
- the LOC132637207 gene encoding disease resistance protein RGA2-like, whose protein sequence is MAEAFLQILIDNLSSFIQGELGLFFGFKDEFEKLSSTFSTIQSVIEDAQEKQLKDKPLYIKISFLSTSKLECNNMLMWTLLGTCSVLTEPKVYGSDKGRNEIVEILLNNVNAAQELSVLPILGMGELGKTTLAQMVYNDPRVTDHF, encoded by the exons ATGGCAGAAGCTTTCCTTCAAATTCTGATAGACAATCTGAGTTCTTTCATCCAAGGGGAACTTGGATTGTTTTTTGGTTTTAAGGACGAGTTTGAAAAGCTTTCAAGCACGTTTTCTACAATTCAATCTGTGATAGAAGATGCCCAGGAAAAGCAACTAAAGGACAAGCCACTATATATCAAAATCTCTTTTCTAAGTACTTCTAAG CTTGAATGTAACAACATGCTTATGTGGACATTGCTTGGAACATGTTCTGTTTTAACTGAACCAAAAGTTTATGGAAGCGACAAAGGGAGGAATGAGATAGTGGAAATCCTGTTAAACAATGTTAATGCTGCCCAAGAACTTTCAGTGCTCCCAATACTTGGTATGGGGGAACTTGGAAAAACAACACTTGCCCAAATGGTCTATAATGATCCGAGAGTGACTGATCATTTCTAG